Part of the Sorghum bicolor cultivar BTx623 chromosome 1, Sorghum_bicolor_NCBIv3, whole genome shotgun sequence genome, GACTTTTCATTTCCATGGTTCGATTTTCGCATACACTGGAGCTGCTCTAATGTATCTCTCACATCCAGTATGCAGATGACACTATACTCATGACTGATGGATCTGATAAGTCTCAAGGTTTTGTTGTATTGTTTTGAATGGTTATCTGGCCTTAAGTTCAACTATCATAAGAGTAGGGTCATTTTGTTTGTCTTCGATCAAGAGGAGAAAGAGAGGAAGGCAAATATGCTTAATCGTAGGTTGGGAGACTCACCAGTGAAATACCTAGGTATTCCTGTTTCTGATAAAATGTTGGGCACAGTAGCTTTCAGACATGTCTCAAAAAATGTTGAAAAGATTAGACCCTTGGAAAGGGAAATTTATGGCATTTGGTGGTAAGCTAATTCTTACTGACTCTAGTCAAAGTAACTTACCAAATTATGGGATGGGATCCCACCTGCTTCCTAAAGGGGTACTTTTGGAAATGGATTCTATAAGATCATTTTTTTTGGCAAGGTACTGGTAACTCTTCAAAAATATCACATGGCTAAGTTAATCTCTATTAGTAAACCTAAAGTCCACGGTGGTTTAGGTATTCTTAACACTATGTTGATGAACCGATGTCTAGTAACTAAATGGGCCTGGAAAATAGAGAAGGGTTCAAATGAGCTTTGGTGTAGGGTACTGCAAGCCAAGTACATGGAAAGGAAAGACTTCTTTAATTCCAATTGTCAAGGTTCTTCTCAATTTTAGAGGGGTCTTATTTCAATGGGTGTTGAATATAACATAAAGGTGATAGAGTAAGGTTTTGGTATGACTCTTGGGTTGGTGTTATGCCATTGAAGATTCAATTTAATAACTGAGAGGATTTCATAACACAATCTTAATGACCTTTTTGGACGTGCAAAATGCCTTTGAAAGTCAAATCTTTATGTGGCAGGATTTCATAACAAATATGCAAATATCCACTGCTCTCAAAAAAGGGGTTGGGGTGAAAGCTCTTTTATGTTGTGTATGTGCTAAACCTGAAACTGTTAATCACATTTTGTTTGAGTGTGGTTTTGCACAGTATATATGGTGCTGCATTAGAGATGCATATAGTTTAGAGGATTTTCCAACTTCTATTCAAGACATTTTGGTGCAGTGGTTGCCAAGGAGGCTAGGTATCTCAAGGAAATTAAGTTTTGTTTTTGGAAGAATAGAAACAAAATGGCAATTGAAAATACTTTCTTCTAACGCAGATGCAGTGATTGTATACGGATGTGGGTAGACCTTCAAATGGACCCCAATTGTATGCGGATGTGGGTAGACTTTCAAATGGACCGCGACAAGATCAAGCTGACTTGGATAGCTCGTTGTCTGGATGAATAGCAAGAAGGCTTTTATGATGATCCTAGCTATGGTACCTTTGTTATGTAGTTGGCCGGCTGGTGTGTTCGTGTTGGTTTGCCTTTGGTCTCTCGGTCTTTGTGTTTGTTTTAGTGGGGTGTGGCAAGGTTTAGCTTGTGTCCATGTACGCTTAAGTCGAAAACTGATATACTAGTACATATTAAACTTTAATCGGCTTTCTTAGAAACCGAGTAAATCTTCTTTAAAAAAAGTGAAAAATGAAACCTACTGACTTGCTGAAGAGGAGGCCAATGAGGCATGGGTTGAGAAGAACAGCGGCGCAGGAGGAAAAGAGGACGACAAACGAGGAGACGAGGCTGGCAGCGGCACGGGAAGAGACGGAACCAGCGAGCGGCAGAGCAACCATACGAGAAAAATCAAAATAAAATTTGTATATGGGACTCACACGATGGGTGACGCTTATAAATATAGCTAGCAGCCGAGTATTCGGGTGAGGACGCCTGCAAAATTTCATCCTGCACGCAGATGATCGACAAATATGGTTTTTACATTGGCTAAATCAGCAATAAATTAATTAGAAGAGAGAAGTTGTATccctttaaaaaatattaattggACACCGATATAATTATACTGCAAACCATGCATAGATAGCACTCCATAAATCGTTGGAAACAAATAAGATGAATAAAAATACATCCAAATAAGCCTAGAGATGGATGGGCTAAATCCTGAGGTGGTGCTATGAGGAGAAAGAATTACTGGGAGGGCTAGCAGGTTTGTATCGAGTCATAGAAGGTGGACACTCTTTAAGTAGAGCTCGTGCCAATGGAGAGGCGGTAGGTAATTACTGTAAATAGGATAGTGAATGGAACGGACAATGACGAAGATTTTAAGCCGAAGATAATGAGTTATGAGATATTTAAACGTGGACTGCTCCAACTTGAAACATCTTATTTTGAGTTTCAAAAGctcaagatttttcatttaaagAAGAAATTTGGTGGCAAGGGCTCACAAAATCCCTTCTCAAAAAATGCCTGATTTCGGCCTGCAGGTCctatacttaggccttgtttggcttTCATCCCAAAGTTTTTCAGTtatcaaatcgaatctttaaatatacatatagagcattaaattaaatgaataaaaattaattgcgcagtttagttgtaaagttatgaaacaaatcttttaagtctaattagtctatgattagccatAACTGCtatagtaacccacatgtgttaGTCGGATTAATTAATTTTAATAAGTTCGTCTCGAATTTCCAGACGAGCTATATAATTTGGTTTTTATTAGTTTATGTTTAATACTTTAAATGCGTGTCAGCATATCTGATGTGACAATTTTTTTTCGAACTAACGGACTTAAGACCTTGTTTGGATACacctaaaaacccaaaactttacaagattccccatcacatcgaatcttgcggcacatgcatggaatattaaatgtagataaaaaagataactaaatgcacagtttacttgtaaatcacaagacgaatcttttaagcctagttacttcatgattggataatgtttgtcaaaaaaaacgaaaatgctacggtgtcaaaatccaaaaagtttttggatctaaacaaggcctaagtcggATATCTTAAGATTTATTTTCTCTTAAAAAAACGTATATTTGCCTAAGGACGAGTGAATGgagccaaataaaaaaaaacgagAGTCCAAACCCCCAAGGAGGCCAAGAAAAGGCGAtctagaaaagaaaagaaaaatttcTCAAGTCCGTTCTCCGCGCTCTCCCCGTGTCCCTCTGGGCGGTTCGGCCGTTCCCTCGCATCTCCTCCTCTCCCTCCAGACTCCAGGTCTCCACTCCCTCGCGCTTCTCGTCGCGTCGCTAGGTTTCTCCCCTCTTCCTCCGCCCCAATTCCGATCGATCCGAGCTTGCGATGGTCTCCGGTGCCGGACCCTCCGGCGGGGCAGCCCACTCCGCGTCCACCGGTGGTGGGGGCGGCTCCCCCTCCGACAGGGGCGGCGCCGCGCCCTCGGCCTCGGCGTCGGTCTCCACGCCAGCCAGCGAGAGCACCGTCGCCCGCCGCCTCAACGGACTTGACCTCCAAGGCGACGACGCGCCATCGTCTCAGCCAGCCGCGAGGTGCGTGACCCCCGCCGGCTTGATTCCATCCTTGGTCGAGTTGGGGTTTCGGCTCCCCTGCTTAATTACTTGCTCAGAGGGACTGTGTGATTGCCGTGTGAGCTAGTGGTGTTTTGCGGGTTTGAGCTAAGGGGGTTTGGTCGTGTAGATGATACCATGCCGATCTGCATTTGTTCCTGCTCTAGATTTGCCTTATGTGTGGTCTTTAGCTTGTCTGGAGTATTGGAATTGCCGAATTGGTGGCTGCTAGTGTTTTTAGAGGATCCTTTTGTCTGTTTGATAAATTTATTCTTAAATTTGTTTCTCAACTTACTGTATTAATATTGGGAATTCTAACTAGTGCTAGTGGCATATTACTTGTATTGGTTTTGCATTTGTATTTGTTCATTCTACCATGAAACTGAAACTCTGGAATGATTTTCTATAGCTCTTGTAGCAGCTCATGGCACCTTTGCACAGAGAGatgattttctattttttttgccaCCTTTGGTATCTCTTGTTGATTTCTTTAGGTGTATATGTTTTCCGAGGTTGGATATTCTAGCTTATTGATTGATCTAGAGCTAGTAATGTTTAGATAACTTAAATTTTGTTTTGCTTTACCATGTTGTAACTTCAGCTTGCTACTGTTTCATATTTGGTAACTTGCATCATGTCTTATTTTCACTTATTTATCTGGCCATTTACGTAACACATTTCTAAAACACAGCTGGTTCTCTATTTATGATGCagcaagaagaaaaagaaagggTCACGTGCAGTTGGTCCTGACAAAAATGGCCGTGGATTGCGCCAATTTAGCATGAGAGGTGGTTTAAAGAGTTCCTTTACCACTCATACCTGTGATTTTCACTTGTTTTTGGTTTGTGTGATCATAAGAGAAATGAGATTGACATTaaagtctctctctctctcttcaactGTGCGTGCcacaatttttttaaattatttctgtttgtatcatacatgtgctGTACTATGCTTGAATGGGCCAATTTATTGAGCTGGAGTTCACTGCATGTTTACAAGTTTCATGAAGTTTTTATTTGTTCTTTTTCAGTCTGTGAGAAAGTTGAAAGCAAAGGGAGAACAACCTACAATGAGGTATCCATTCTATTTTCCATGTTACAGTTACATTGTATAGCAGTTGCATTGTATACCAGCTCTTCCCAATAAGGACAACCTATATGGCTATACCTAGTCTTATTGGGTACAGTTACATTGTATCAATGTTTTCTGGTCGGCTAGTCGATCCTGGTCGACCTGGGACCGACCAGGCGATTAATCACGATTAATCAGCGACCAGGTCGATTAATCGACcctggtcgtccccctggtcgtCCATGGTCGTCCAGGCATATCAATTGGTcgacctatatatatacctctatatatacactatattatacacaataaaggaagcatcaagactgcattagtgtaaaccaacattcctcttcatcttcaacttgTGCTGGCGCCTCTAGAACAGTCCTTGAACTCTTTTTGATGTAAACCAACATCTCCTTCTTAACTATTTCTGGAGAACTGGGACAACCAACAGCATCTCCATACCCCCCACATATCTGCCCAGTCAAAAAAGCCCAAAAACAGAGCACACAACCTGGTCGTCCATGTCCTAAtcggacgattaatcgcgataaGTGGACGACTAATCGGACGACCAGGTTTCTAGTCGACCTGGTCGGGTCGGACCTCCTAATCGAGCACTCCTGACCGACCAGgatgattaatcgcgattaatcggacgacctgAAAACATTGCATTGTATAACATCCCTTTTTGCAAAGCAGAAGTTAGTATAAGCAGCCAGCGAACATTAGGTACTGCCATAGGAGTAGCATAGAAGATACAGACTCACCTCCAAAGTTTACAAGTAAACCACATGTGTTTAATCATTTGTCCCATATACTTTACACCTGTGTGGATTTTCAGCGGAAGAGCTGGTATCTCTAGAAGAGTGCTGATATTGATAAGAAGTGGCAAATAAACtgttccctccgttccaaatggtAGGTCATTCTGGCTTTTCTTAGTGCATAGTTTTTGCTATGCAcctagatatacactatgtctagatgTATAGTAAAATCTATGTATCTAAAAAGGCCAAAACGATTTATAATTTTGAATGGAGTACATCATATGCTGATATGTGTAACTGTGTGTATTTGCCACCTCTTGTCAATATCAGTGCCTTTCTGGGGCATGAAAAGCACAAACAACATCAAATTATTGTTTGTAGTttcttaatttttttagaaaaggaaTAACTCTTAACTAATGAACAAAATTCTGGGAAGATAATGTGGGATGAAGATTCTGCTTTGGTCCCTCCTCCACATCATTATTTTTAGTTAATGAAAACATTGCATCCCCTTTCTCCTGCATCTTCTTTTATCAATCTGCGCAGCATCAGAAAATTTATGCATATGGTGTGCATTTTTCAGGTGGCAGATGAATTGGTTGCTGAGTTTTCAGATCCCAATATTAATATTGACTCTCCAGATCCTGATAATCCCTCCGCGGTAAGAAATACCACTATGACTCTTGGTCAGTGATTTATCAAGTAGTTAAATGCCATTCTGATTATGTTAAAATGCAGCAACAATATGATGAGAAAAATATTCGAAGAAGAGTTTATGATGCGCTGAATGTCCTAATGGCTATGGAAATTATATCCAAAgataaaaaagaaatacaatGGAGAGGCTTGCCCAAGACAAGTATGAATGATATTGAAGAATTGAAGGTTCTGTTCCTTATCTCTAATAATATGGATTTGCTGATAGTTCGACCCTTTCTGCTCATTTCATTAAGTTTATGCATATATTGCAGACAGAGGTCATTAGACTGAAAGGCCGGATTGACAAGAAAGCTGCATATCTGCAGGATTTACAAGATCAAGTAAGAATTGACTGGTCCCTTCTTTCTCAATTTCCTCATGATATAAGCCAATTGATAACAACAATATTTTGTGTCCCCCAATGTTATATAAAGCTATGACTGGTGGCCTATTATGCAGTGATTCATACACTTTAAACATGAAATACCTAGCATTGTAGATTTCGTGGTTTCTGTTGCActcaaaattaattgcacatttGTCCATGAGACTATTTTGAGAATAGCATTAACAATTTTAACTCTCCTGGATCTTAAATTTGGAAGCGCCACTGCACGCTGATGTGGCACAACAACCACGTGCATACAGAATTAGGTTAATCCGTAGCTTTCTCTGGTCATTTGTTACATTATTGAAGCAAAAGGCAGAGATACCTTTGAGTTTATGTTGGATTTTATAATTAAAGCAAAAGTGATTCAGTTGCTACATGGATTTCAGaaatacttcctccatcccaaaatGTAAGTGCACATCTCACATTTCGATGAGTCAACCAATCAATTGAtcaaatatattaaaaatactAATATTCATGATACCAAATAAGAATCATTAGATTAACACGCTAGatattttcatagtaaaccTATGGATATACAAATGTTGAAACTTGAAAATAGTTGAATTGAAATGTGTGATGTGcgcttattttgggacggaagGAGTATATATTTTGGAGGGTCCTGTATGGCTGAGTGATCTTTTTTTTATCTAGTTAGCTGCTCAGTGGACTTTTGTGCTACCGTCTCTCAATCAGAATTAATCATTGTAAAGTCATGTTCCAGAACATTAGTATGAAGGCGTTTTTAGTAAATGAGCCATGCCTTGTTAACTGTATTTCTCCATTGCAGATTGAGTTAGTAATGATATTTGTTCCTTCATTTTTCAATGTTgaatttgaaatattttgaaACTCATTCGTTTGTTAtgagtttttattttatttttttattttataagtaTGTATGTCTCCAAAACTTGGTTCGACGGAATGAGCAGCTATATGGGTCAGGAGATGCACCCTCCGGTGGAGTGGCCTTGCCATTTATACTAGTTAAGGTAAAAATAATGCTCCATCTTCTCCAAACATGGATCTCGAAATACTTCATTGTATCATTATGTTTCAATGCTAGTTTCAAAAGAGAACATTTTGAGCCATTTCAGAGATATCCTAGCAAGCGAGATATCGTTGGAAGCAAATGGATATTTCAATAGAAATGTTCCACCATCCAAAGGCCTATTTAGTTATTTAGACTTTCACA contains:
- the LOC8059323 gene encoding transcription factor-like protein DPB isoform X2 gives rise to the protein MVSGAGPSGGAAHSASTGGGGGSPSDRGGAAPSASASVSTPASESTVARRLNGLDLQGDDAPSSQPAASKKKKKGSRAVGPDKNGRGLRQFSMRVCEKVESKGRTTYNEVADELVAEFSDPNINIDSPDPDNPSAQQYDEKNIRRRVYDALNVLMAMEIISKDKKEIQWRGLPKTSMNDIEELKTEVIRLKGRIDKKAAYLQDLQDQTRPHATVEVEISEDMQLVHFDFNSTPFELQDDTFVLKAMGLSGKEENDCTQAPVVNGGECSSTPNNYWHQSPQPPGPRGVRVPNSPPIPGILKGRVKHEH
- the LOC8059323 gene encoding transcription factor-like protein DPB isoform X4; this encodes MVSGAGPSGGAAHSASTGGGGGSPSDRGGAAPSASASVSTPASESTVARRLNGLDLQGDDAPSSQPAASKKKKKGSRAVGPDKNGRGLRQFSMRVCEKVESKGRTTYNEVADELVAEFSDPNINIDSPDPDNPSAQQYDEKNIRRRVYDALNVLMAMEIISKDKKEIQWRGLPKTSMNDIEELKTEVIRLKGRIDKKAAYLQDLQDQTRPHATVEVEISEDMQLVHFDFNRMIPLY
- the LOC8059323 gene encoding transcription factor-like protein DPB isoform X1, producing the protein MVSGAGPSGGAAHSASTGGGGGSPSDRGGAAPSASASVSTPASESTVARRLNGLDLQGDDAPSSQPAASKKKKKGSRAVGPDKNGRGLRQFSMRVCEKVESKGRTTYNEVADELVAEFSDPNINIDSPDPDNPSAQQYDEKNIRRRVYDALNVLMAMEIISKDKKEIQWRGLPKTSMNDIEELKTEVIRLKGRIDKKAAYLQDLQDQYVCLQNLVRRNEQLYGSGDAPSGGVALPFILVKTRPHATVEVEISEDMQLVHFDFNSTPFELQDDTFVLKAMGLSGKEENDCTQAPVVNGGECSSTPNNYWHQSPQPPGPRGVRVPNSPPIPGILKGRVKHEH
- the LOC8059323 gene encoding transcription factor-like protein DPB isoform X3, with translation MVSGAGPSGGAAHSASTGGGGGSPSDRGGAAPSASASVSTPASESTVARRLNGLDLQGDDAPSSQPAASKKKKKGSRAVGPDKNGRGLRQFSMRVCEKVESKGRTTYNEVADELVAEFSDPNINIDSPDPDNPSAQQYDEKNIRRRVYDALNVLMAMEIISKDKKEIQWRGLPKTSMNDIEELKTEVIRLKGRIDKKAAYLQDLQDQYVCLQNLVRRNEQLYGSGDAPSGGVALPFILVKTRPHATVEVEISEDMQLVHFDFNRMIPLY